In a genomic window of Primulina huaijiensis isolate GDHJ02 chromosome 10, ASM1229523v2, whole genome shotgun sequence:
- the LOC140986563 gene encoding uncharacterized protein codes for MEVDGMRRSEAVISFGPEDLKGVNLPHNDALMDLQGYHLETVETDLFGFAGHVVYPEGEIVLPLTLGSQDLKKTVMTTFTVVDSPSSYNIILGRPAMNELKAVACTYHQKIKFPVGSKVGEVRGDQPSSRKCYVEAVRVDQSKAKKAGKKA; via the exons ATGGAGGTAGATGGAATGAGAAGGAGTGAAGCGGTCATCAGTTTTGGCCCAGAGGATTTGAAGGGGGTGAACctaccccacaatgatgccctg atggatttgcagggTTACCATTTGGAAACCGTGGAAACTGACCTCTTTGGTTTTGCTGGCCATGTGGTTTACCCGGAAGGGGAGATTGTCCTACCATTAACCTTGGGCTCCCAGGATCTCAAGAAAACAGTGATGACTACTTTTACTGTGGTAGACTCCCcttcatcatataatatcattttgggGAGGCCagctatgaatgaattaaaagctGTGGCATGTACCTATCACCAAAAGATTAAGTTCCCAGTTGGCAGTAAAGTGGGTGAAGTCCGGGGAGACCAACCTTCCTCCCGGAAATGTTATGTAGAAGCTGTCCGAGTAGATCAGAGCAAAGCAAAGAAGGCCGGGAAGAAGGCCTGA